Genomic window (Pongo abelii isolate AG06213 chromosome Y, NHGRI_mPonAbe1-v2.0_pri, whole genome shotgun sequence):
attttagaatGTTGCAATATGtgagacttaattttttttcaagtttgcagttgcagtggcacttgagaataattatttcttatgGTAAAAGTGTGATTTCTTGTATCTAGTCATCTACTTTTGAAATCTTTATTGTGTTTACTTAAACCCTAATAACTGGTAGTCAGCTCAGCTGAAAACTGATTCCATGGGTGTTTTGTGTTGAGGTTATGAAGACAAATGTAGAGAGATAAGgacaaaagacatttattttatatataaaacaccTGTATTTGTATTATGGCCATATATTTGAAGAATTATGATAGGCATTTGATATGAGAAGAATTATGTATTGCTTAGTACATCCCAGGTGTTATCTAGGCAAATCTATATTTCTTGAGTCATATTATCTCATAGTATAGTATTATGAGCAAAGTACAGTTACattctcactttacagataaagTTACTAAGCATTCACAGTTCATAGGAAGATTAAAACAAGTCAATAGAAATACCAATTATACAAAAGAGTAAGAACACTCATTTTTTCTTGCAAATAGTGaaacatttgtttgttttaaataaaagaggTACTGGGGTGGATGAAGATGGTATTATTATACATCATTTAAGTTGCCTCCTTAGATGCACTTGATCACATGATGGGGACACCATGTTACCAGTATTGTTTAGATTTTTTTGCTTTGAAACATTTATGCTAAAGCTTTATCCTTGCAGGTGAGGCATCCTATATGGCATGGGTAGTTTCTTAAAATACCCTGAAATATATACTTTAGTAACCAATTTCCCAACTTTGTTTTAATCAGGAGTTAATGATGTATGGCACTCCTAGTGTCATACATCAAGCAAATGAATGTTTGAATTGTTGTGAGTTGTTTTAGTTAACCATTGCTCAGTTAACCATTTAAGTTATCAAAGTTCTTTACTTGTGCAATGTCATATAAATGTaagacattaaaaattaataacaggaTTTATGTAACTAAAAGCTGCCATCTAATGTAATATGTTTCACTAAGATGACAGCAGTAATTATGCTGAGAAATAGTCATTCCCATAGTTTGAGCTATTAGAGCAATTTCCACCCAGGGATTTCACAGTCAGATTCCAGTTCTGGGCAACAGTGATTAACATAAATGGTTATTAATGAGAAGAGATTTTGAGATGTCCAGCTGTGTTTAAATGTCAGTGCCTTGAAGGGATGGGTTTGGCATATTAATAAGAAACAGTGCATTGGACTGGATACTAAGAAACctattgaattgtttttcttgtCCTCTATAACGTGAAAGGTCAATTAGAGATATAGAAACAATGGAACATTTCACAGCATGGCTTGACATTTCACTGAACTTTTATCCTTTTAACCATGTACAAAGTTTATTAAATATGCAATGGTAGGACTGTTATAGGAAAAAAGAGGAGGAGTCAGAAATCACAATGCACAGCAAGGTGACAGTCTCTTGTGGATCTCACCCTGAGAGGTAATTAGAGTGAGAATCAACCTTCAGATTGCCAGCAGCTGACAAGGAGAATGAAGCTATCAGCAGTTAACATTATTGGATTAATTAAAATGACTGTTCACAGAGATTGTGTTGGCTTTCCATCAAATTGAGTATAGCTAAGGTAACCGCTTatcaaatttcaaacatacaaaatTGTGAATTAAAAGATTACACAAGCCATATATTATGTGTATCTCATACAAATTTATATGTACCTGTGCAAACTCGCCGTGTGCAAATATGTgtctatatctaaatatatacaaatcCATTAACCAACAGTTAGAAATTATTCTCCCATTTTACCATTCTCTCCTAGAATTTTGTCACAAATGTAATTTTTCCAACTGTTTGAAGCCTACTCTCTGGAGGCATGTAATGTATGGATACATTAAAGCCATGAGATATCACAGTGTTTGTATCAGGGCAAACAAAAACACTGGTGTTATAAAAGATTAATTGTGAGGAGAAAGTTATACTTCACATTACTACAAATACAGAAGTATGATTTCATCAAAAGCTGAAATCAgtcaatataatttgtttttaatgttttatttaaaatacttaatttcaaAAGGATACCTCAAGTACAAAAACGGTACTGGTAATCAATAATGTTGAAGAATACCCTTTAATTTGCTGCTTATTTACAATGTAGTTTCATGAAGTATTCTTTATGGTTTCCATAAAATTAATAGTCTCAATtgaatattttgagacagaaattTCTATGTATCATTGTATTGTACTTTCACTTCATTACTTGCTTGCATGTCGTAactgatggaaataaaaatatttatacttagACATACACAAAACATggatttatatttacattatttatatttatatttatatttagacaTATAAAAATCATGGCCCTGAGGCCTGCTACCACCTGAGGCTCAGTTTGGACTCAACCAGGGTGCTCTCACCCTCCACACAGATGCCCACCTGAGGCCTGTCTAGGTCTACATGCTCCCAGAATGGCTCTCCCAGGTCTGTCAAGTTCTGTTTTGATGACACCAGGCTCCACTGACATGCTTTTTCCCCTCTGCCGTACTCATTCACTCAGCCCCTGCCCACCCCCAGAAAAGACAGGCCATCGCACGGGTGATCTAGAGGACCACACAGGGTTCACAGGGGAGGAAACATGAAGAGATGGCAAAATGGAAGGGGACCttctgtgtgtgtccaggaaggCAATCTGGATGGACATTGAGGCCTATCTCACTATTGGTGAAGACACCCAGTGTCTCTTGGCTCTGAGtgtgtgcacacaaacacacgttGTCTAAATGTGATTGACATCATCACTACctaagtgatctacagattctaTACAACTCCTGTGAAAATATCAATGACCCATTCTTTATAGAAAAACAATCTGAGAATCCTCCATTTGCTATGAAATGTCGGAAGATCCTGAAGACACAGAGCAATCCAGTAAAAAGTACAAATcttgaggcatcacactacctaacttcacaATATATAACTAAGTTTTATGTACCAAAATAGAACAACCCTGGCAGAAAAGGAGGGACATGAGCTTATTAAAAACAATTAGGGCCCAGAACTAAGGCACTGCATTTGCAGCTCACGACGTTTTCCCAAAGAAGCAAGAACACCcagtggaaaatcaaatatcttcTATAAACTAGGTTGGGGAAAACCTGAATATCCACataaaggattttaaaagtaGATTATTTCTCACCAAACTCCAATGTCAGatctaaaatgataaaaataccaGAATAAAACACAAGGAAGCAGCTCCATAACATCCGTATGGGCAACGATGGTCTCAAAGTGACTGCAAAAGCAAAGTAAACACTATCAAAAATAGAGAATAGGGTTATATCAAACTAAAGTGCTTCGACACACCACAGGAAACTAAACAGAGGGAAGGGACACCTTACAGGATGGGAGAAATTATTGGATCACCATACATCTGTTAACGGGTGAATATTTACAGTACATAAGGAACTCCAACAACTCAATAGCATGAAAACAAATGGACTAAGGATGTGAATAGTCATTTGTGAAACTAAGACATACAGTGGCCCAGAAGACACAGTAAACAGTGATCATCATCCCTAATccaccaggaaaatgcaaataaaaaccacagtgatatTTTATCTCACTTcagtcagaatgcctattatccaaaaaacaaaaaacaaaaacaaaaacaaaaaaacacccacctcatttctggtgaggatgcagagaaaaggaaatccttGCACacttttggtgagaatgtaaattagtgcaggcATTACAAGAAACTTTATAGCTTTTATTTAAGTATAAAAAGTCTTCAGAAGTCTACAAGTAGAACCACTAACCATATGATGCCGCAAATCAGAATACTGGGGCACACCCACAAGTACGCAAATCAGCATGTTGAAGTGGTGCGTGCACCCATGTAATTATTGCTGCACTCTACATTTTCGCTATAGCCAAAATACGGAGGCAACCTGAGTGTCCCTCAGTTgatgagtggattaaaaaaatggggCACATATGCACAATGAAAAAATGTGCTGCAATAACAACGAAGGAATTCCTGCCAGTTGTGACAGTACGTCTGAATCTGCTGAATGTGTGCATGCCATTTTGTTAAGTCACATAAGCCATGTATCAGAAAGGCAAGTAACACATGACCTCATTCTTACTTGAAATCTAAAAAGCAGACCTCACAGCGGTAGTGACTCCACTGGTTGGGGTGGTGTTTAGTGAAGAGGATGCACTGAGATGTTGGATCAATAATACATATTTCTGGTTAGAAAGGAGGAATAGGTTAAAAACCTTTTCTACAGCAGGCTGACTGTAACTAGCGATAACACATACTTTCTCTACAAAATTCTAAGATAGTGCATGTCGAGTTTTATCACCACAAAAATGACAAGTGGGTGAGGTCATGCATGTGTTGATTAGCTGGATGTATCTAATGCATAATGTATATGACTTTTGAATGTCACCTggtaaattataaatatgtatcatttcatatgacaatttaaaaaataaacataaaattgtaaatggcttaagagaataaatgtcaataaagtattttattataaagaagtGCTATTCCTTTCTACCTGTGTCAATGTATTTTTCATGACACATGAAAGAATGCAATGTCGTTTGGTAAgataaaacatatacataaaaataaaaataaatcccaatGTAGATGATCAATTGAAAGATAGAAATTACAGGCTTGGAGACTATAGTCTATGAATTGAAACCTTCACTGCgtgtttcaaaagaagacatgaggaggcagaagaaaaaagcataaaactcaaaaagccaTGCCAGGGCcttgggtcacacctgtaatcccagcactttgagaggtgaggTGGCAGGACTGCCTgcactcaggagttccagaccaaccttgggcaacatgggaaCATGGCTAAAAAGTAGTTAGTTAGTTAATTAATACGTAGCTGGGAggggtggtatgcacctgtagtgccaacTATGTGAGAGTCTGAGTTGAGAGGATCACATGGGTGTGGggtgtccaggctgcagtgggctgagatcgtggtGCTGCTCTccaacctaggagacagagtaagacccgttctcagaaaacaaaccaacaaaaaagagtcaaATTAGGTAAATTAAAACTATGTAGTGTgaggagaataaaaataaatgaaacagcatTAGAGCCTATGAGATCTGATGAAAGAAACCAGCTTTTGCATAGTAACAGCCCCAGATGAAGAAAACAATGAGAAAGGGCAGAGAGAACACTGTAAATAATTAACCAAACTCCCCAAATGAGTTAAAAGACATGAATGTACAAAGAGTACTTCCTTTGGTGTCAAAGCCCATAATAACAAGGATCTTTTTCTGAATCCTTGACATGCATTCAGCTCACCTGAACCTCTTAGTGAGGTTCTCAGACCATGATCTGCCCTTTCTGTACGTTCTCATTTTGTTATTTCACATCACCTATCTGTAGCAGGTCATAATGAAACATGATTCCTTGACATTGTTTGACACAATGAATAACTCAGatatgagttcattaaacaatAGTTTATGACATGTCACGAAGAAATTCTATATACGTGATGTTTGTTAAAATgataatgcaaaagaaaaacatagggagaagtacattttctttgtttcatcATTGCACTTGTGTTTACACAACACATACCTATGAAATATAGCTGCCTCCTGGAGAATAATCTGACACAATCTCTTGAAAGTTCTCACTCTGCTTTGGAGACCACAGGCATAACCTGCTTTTCCACTTTTCCACCTTTTGGACATACTGAGTGGGATGAGTGGGATCCATGTGACTTTTGGCTTTGCTGTAatgcccagttattttttttaacactgtCATTTCTAGATAGGCCTGAAATAAATGGTTCATTATGTCTCACAAAAAGAACTCATCTCCTTCAGCTGAGATTCTTTATAAGAGGAATTTCACTCAGATATGAAAACAATAATATGATGCCACTGCCAACAGATTCAGAATTACAAACTAAATTCAGATAAAGGATAGGAAGATAGATGATGCAGATGGACAGAGGggtgagggaaaggaagggaaggaagaaaggaggggtgtaatggaaggaaagaaacaaaagaagggaGAGACAGTGACAGATGTTCAAAGACAGAGGTACAAAGTCTAGCACAGTTGTAGAGATAGGTGTGTACAAATTAAAACAGGCAGTGTGGAAACATAGGGACAGACAGAAACATAGGTGGTCAGAGAAAAGTACAAAACCacatagagaaataaatatacacaaatacagaCACACACTTGGCAGTTTAAACATGAGAAAACACCAAGACCCTGACACTAGAAATAACAGAGGTGTTTCAGAGTTGCTGAGGCCGAATGCAAATTTGTCAGTGACCTTAGAGTCTGTGGCTCATGTGTATGGATAGTCAGTGGAAGAAGCATTAGACAGACTGTATAATTCGGCACGATCTCTGATAATACCTAAACAATGGAGCTCATGTGAAATCACTAGACTGAACTGCATTCAGGATTCGAGGAAGAAGCCCAGTCAGCCATGTTCACTCGTTGGGGTGGCCAATATGGCGGAGTCACCAGCCCACAGCATGCCCATCCATTGTAGACAATTCCTGATTTGCTGCCTGCCTTGGGAAAAGCTCTTCCCCTACTACCACTTTAAAACAGTCTAGCTCCAAAACTAGCCCTGGCATCTACTTACCATATTTTCCTTATCTATTTACCTCCTAGAAAAATCATTGCAAGATCCTTTCCTCAACTTTTTCTTATGCATTAAATTTGCAGCAAGACCTTTTCAGAAGACCTTATTAAAGGCAAGTCCCCAAGCATTTCCCAATCTGAGTTGCCCTGAGTGCACACACCAATCTGCTGCCCCATTCCCACTCTTTAAACTCTTAACCTTATGCAAAGTATGCTGAAAAGGCCACAGAAAATAAAAGGGCCCTGGGCTCCAGAAACAATCTGTAGTGCCAATCACTGGGGAGAATAGAGCCTCACTAGGATTTGCATGAGCTCCAAATGCGCTGGTAATGCTGTTAGCTGCACACATTATTGGCTCCTCACCTAATAAGAATCTTGGAGAAAAGCTTAGCCCAACTAAAGATGTAAACATCAATAACAGTGTCCATATTCTGGGTCATCAAGTGACGGAATGTCCATGCGTGGATCCTCTGGCAATCTTATATTCCACAAATCCACCCTCTTTCCTCTGACTTCTGcatgtttgtgttttcctttagtCAActatgccagaaaaaaaaaaaggcagctgggtgcagtggctcatgcctgtaatcccagcactttgggaggccgaggtaggcagagcacagggtcaggagatccagacaatactggctaacagggtgaaatcctgtctctgccaaaaatattaaaaaatagccaggcgtggtggtgggtgcctgtagttccagctactcaggaggctgaggcaggagaacggcgtgaaccccggaggtggtgcttgcagtgagctgaaatttgcatccagccagggtgacagagtgagactctgtctcaaaaaaaaaaaaagaaaaaaaaaggtatcctGAATGCCATCCCACATACCTCTGTAACCTTTCCCACAGTCCCTCCATACACCTTACAAGCCCGTTTCTTCTCATGGTCATGGGACCCCTTGTCCTGAGACTCTGATTGTCCCAGAAAAGGATTATGCATTCCCCTTTAAAAGGAGAACATGTGAATTCAACACAAAAGTGAACTTTCAGATTTCCATCATCTTGTGCTATCTTAATGTGTCTGATGATACCCAAAATGAAGGATTTTAGAGGTGTCTTATCCAAGCAAACTGGCCCCTGGATATCTTAGTGCCCATTAACCCCTTTTGTTGAACTATCTCTGTTTCCATAGGATGAAGTGAGCCTCCAactaaactttctttcttttgcctcccCAACTCTGTCCTGCAGGAAGAATCCCCaaacattccacacccattcactCTACAACTTTGGAGGCCTAGCTCTGACACAGACTGGTCATTTCCATGAAGAGAATACACCACATGGATTGATCAATTCATTATGACAACTGAATCCAAGGGATaaacatacccacacacacagacacacagacacacacacacacacacaaagaatcaCACATTcttaatagtatttatttttcattccataCAATCCAATTTTATCCCCTCTTCTTGTCCACGTTTTTTGTGACTGGATCTTTTATCCTTTAGTTCGTGTGCATAAGACCATGCTGAGTACTGACATCCTGCATACTGTAGTAACTTTTTAGCAGTTCTGCTGTTTTAGGTGAAGTCTGATGCTCCATCATATTGAGCTCAAAATCTGGGAGTCCCCTAGAGAAACACAAATGCATATCAAAATGCATTTCCTCAGGGccatactttaaaatgttttaattttaaggcCTGCTGAGAAAAGACTACCCCTTCCCCATTTGTGATCTCTTAAACCTCTTCCTACCATGTGTTACAAACTGTTATTGCAATACCTGCCCTATTCCCAGTATTCTCTGTGATCGGAGTCAGCTAACAATATGCATTGCATACTAAAAGCACACAGAAATCTGATGGCACAATAGCTTAAGCAAATCCATCAATGTAAACTGTCTTTTGTGGTCTGTGGCAAAGGTGACAAGGAGGCACTTTCAGGAAGCCCAATCTTAAGGGGTTGGTAGGATGACTGCCTACCTCATGGGGTTGACGGCCATGGAATCAAGCATGACAAATTGAAGTTAATGATTCAGCTTCACTTCTCTGTGAGTTTGGACACACACTATGCTTCCCTGGGCTTAAGACTCCACAGCTATAACCTGCTTTGCAGTGCGGTCTCTAATGTGCCCTTTTCACCCAATGCCCTGAATCTCCCAGATTCTGTCACTCTATGTCTCCTTCTCAAGGAATTTCTACATGTATGAAATGATCATCCAGGCTGCCTGAATAGGGAGGTGTGTCAAACCCCTCATAGTGGGCGTCAAACAGCTCCACTTCTAACTGAGCAGCTCACCTGAAATCTCTGTTCGCTCTTGAGGTGGCTTCAACCTCACGTAGTATTGCAGGGGACTGCACCACAGGCCCTTACATAGGATCTATCAGAGGAATCAATCAGGAAAGGCCTCATCAGGGTTCAGACTGGTGACCCATGCAGCTGAGAACATACCAGGGTCATTCCTGATGTTTCCCAGTGAGGACCCACCTCAGCAATCCTATTAGATCCTGCGAAGTTGTGGTCAGAAAACCAGTTGAAGAAGTTAAGGCTGCTGTTGTGGTGTCTGCAGTGATAGGCCTCAACATCATAATCCACATACcactgaattggagtggaatgagaagcCCTGTATTCTACAGAGATAGGATTTTGTGGGAAGCAGGCTGGATCACGTTAgcaatgatccacccaccatctTCCTTCCACTACCCATCCTGGGAGCCACCTGTCACCTGTGAGGTTCATGAGATATTCCTTGGTAATCACTTTATTCTGGAAGTAGGGCTTACTCCGAAAGAACAACATGATCTTGCAGAGATGAACGGAATGCTTGGCTTCTTTCAGCTGTCAGGACAAGGTGGAGAAAACTTAAATACGTTTTCGGGTGAGGTGCCCACTGTTGCTTACAGGAATAAATTATTTCGCTTACCCTCCCCCACTAAACCCTCTAGCCTCAGTCTTCCCGGCCTCACCTCCAAGTTGATCATGTAGCTCAGCATGTCTTCTTCTTGGTCAGTAATCAGGGCTGACATCTGGGGGTGGTTTGCAAACTGATTCAGGTCAAAGAGCCTTTAGATGCAATGGAAGAAAAAGCTAGAAGCAACAGGGAAGAAAGCCTAAGAGCACCCAGAGCCTGGGGTGGGGGATTTCTCAGATCTGCTTCCATATATGacctccttttctcctctctcttccccctgAATTAAGGACTCTTGGGTTCACGGATGGTGTATACTTCTGAGGCTGACTGCACTGACACGGGGAGGGACGATTTGCAGAGAGTTGCTTGTGTCTGAGGAGTGGCAGAATCTGCTTATACCCGAAGACTCCCAGTCCCAGATCGGACTGGCAAGGGGGAGCAATCACACTCCCTTAGCAGTAGCTTGATTCACAGAAAAACCTGTTCTGGTGAGAACTCGCTTCTGCTCTTCAAAAAGATGCCCCAAACGTCTGTTGCTTGGCCTCACGAAGGGTTTCTCTGTCGCATGCAGGAAAATAGTACCCGCGTCTTCTCGGGCTTTCTACAGCCACACTTGTCCGTGGCAACTCACCGTTTTTCCCCAAATAGTCGCATCGATGCCGAGCTGCCCGTAAGTTACTTACACTTCCCCAAGAGCACCTCTCAACTAGAAAGGCAGAGGAAACGCTGAAAAGGTTACAACACTGGCCAAGAAGCCAGGGATGCTCTGAATGAATGAGCCTCTGCGGTCCAGGTGGGGCTTGCGCCTCCGCTCTGTCTTTCCCCTCTGCTGAGAAAAGGCCTGTATGACTCGGGCATCAACCGGCTCTAGCTCCACCTGAATGGCCAGCAGTTCCTCCAGTGTCGACTCTGGAGTCATGggcccagggccaggctgtgccCGCTGGTCTTCCTCCAGCCGCTTCACGTCGGCCTCCTCCTGGGCCACCACCTGCACCTCCGCGATTATGTCATCCAACACCAGCACCGCCTCCTCCGCCAAGGCTGCGTCCTCGCTCTGCGCCACGGGAGCCCCCTCCTGTACAGCCTCCATCCTGAAGACAGTGTCCTTCTTCAGACTCCCACAGACCACCACCTATGCTGTCCGACCCACGCCACAGGGACCCTGCCGCTGCCCTTACTAGAGCTTGTGGGTCGGCGGTCCTTCAGGGCGCCAGCCCCGGGCTTCCAGGCGCCTCCTAATGGACTGCACTCAAAGGGCGCCGGGAGCCGCGCCAAGACCGCAGGCGTCCATACACGGCCAATCAGTGCAAGGATGTGAGCATCTCCCTGGGCTGCACCAACCCAGGttggcctgcagtcccagcctcCTGGGGTAAGCCTCCTCTGAGAAGCCCTCAGAGCTTGTGCCAGGTAGCTCTGCGTCCAGGCACAGGCAGGCTGCGTGGCCTTTGGAATTATGGGCGTGGAAACCCTGTGCCCTGACATCCTGAGTGTGGCAAGCCATTGACCCACAGGGAACACATGAAACATC
Coding sequences:
- the LOC129053463 gene encoding testis-specific Y-encoded protein 8-like; the encoded protein is MEAVQEGAPVAQSEDAALAEEAVLVLDDIIAEVQVVAQEEADVKRLEEDQRAQPGPGPMTPESTLEELLAIQVELEPVDARVIQAFSQQRGKTERRRKPHLDRRGSFIQSIPGFLASVFANHPQMSALITDQEEDMLSYMINLELKEAKHSVHLCKIMLFFRSKPYFQNKVITKEYLMNLTEYRASHSTPIQWYVDYDVEAYHCRHHNSSLNFFNWFSDHNFAGSNRIAESSDRSYVRACGAVPCNTT